The following proteins are encoded in a genomic region of Vidua macroura isolate BioBank_ID:100142 chromosome 10, ASM2450914v1, whole genome shotgun sequence:
- the KCNE4 gene encoding potassium voltage-gated channel subfamily E member 4, with protein MLKMDHANVTQAMLDAESPSTEKNNSNEYFYILIVMSFYGIFLIGIMLGYMKSKRKEKSSNLLLLYKDEEREWGEAVKPLPTVAGLRSVQIPMMLNMLQESMVPSLSCAICSMEGSSVSSESSSPDVHFTIQEEVLDTELGEVLETPLNESSEGSVENLQRNS; from the coding sequence ATGCTGAAGATGGACCATGCAAACGTGACCCAAGCTATGCTCGACGCTGAATCccccagcacagagaagaaCAACAGCAACGAGTATTTTTACATTCTGATTGTCATGTCTTTCTACGGGATCTTCCTGATAGGAATAATGCTTGGCTACATGAAAtccaaaagaaaagagaagtcATCCAATTTGCTTCTGCTCTACAAAGATGAGGAGAGGGAGTGGGGGGAGGCTGTAAAGCCTCTACCAACCGTAGCAGGGCTGAGATCCGTGCAGATCCCCATGATGCTGAACATGCTGCAGGAGAGCATGGTGCCATCCCTGTCCTGCGCCATCTGCTCCATGGAAGGCAGCAGCGTGAGCTCCGAGTCCTCCTCCCCAGACGTGCACTTCACCATCCAGGAGGAAGTGCTGGACACTGAGCTCGGGGAAGTGTTGGAAACGCCCCTCAACGAGAGCAGCGAGGGTTCCGTGGAAAACCTCCAGAGGAACTCCTAG